In the Leptospira limi genome, one interval contains:
- a CDS encoding metal ABC transporter substrate-binding protein, with the protein MPQFDSAFYHHQNLKNKHIFHYLILFSLLFFSSPVFGKVSLVASISDIKYIAEQVAGDRADVYGMIRGVDDPHFVMTRPDFLVKLSEADVLCVVGLDLEIGWIPYLQQQSRNMKIQKGQPGYCDTSFGVKILGEPTVMMDRSMGDMHIYGNPHYWNDPINAIQMAQNIKNALTRVDPLNGEYYETNFNSFKKRIIQLTKEEMKKMEPYFGLKVAVFHDQFVYLASRFKFNANLTIEERPGVPPSVRYMDQVIGYMIAEKIKIILIGPYHNPKYAEYVSSKVPGSVVVTLPVSVGALDTTSYEETLRLSLQKIRDAIDKTK; encoded by the coding sequence ATGCCTCAATTTGATTCTGCATTTTACCATCATCAAAATTTAAAGAATAAACATATTTTTCATTATCTGATACTCTTTAGCCTTTTGTTTTTTTCTTCACCTGTATTCGGAAAGGTATCACTCGTTGCCAGTATCTCGGATATCAAGTACATCGCCGAACAGGTTGCAGGTGATAGGGCCGATGTTTATGGAATGATCCGTGGAGTTGATGATCCACATTTTGTGATGACCCGTCCTGATTTTTTGGTCAAACTCAGTGAAGCTGATGTTTTATGCGTTGTGGGTCTCGATTTAGAAATTGGTTGGATCCCTTATCTCCAACAACAATCTCGCAATATGAAAATCCAAAAAGGCCAACCAGGGTATTGTGACACTTCTTTTGGGGTCAAAATCCTTGGGGAACCAACAGTGATGATGGATCGGTCCATGGGAGACATGCACATTTATGGGAACCCTCATTATTGGAATGACCCGATCAATGCCATCCAAATGGCACAAAACATCAAAAATGCCCTTACAAGAGTGGATCCACTCAATGGGGAGTACTATGAAACTAATTTTAATTCCTTTAAAAAACGTATCATCCAACTGACAAAAGAAGAGATGAAAAAAATGGAACCCTATTTTGGCTTAAAAGTTGCGGTGTTCCATGACCAATTTGTTTATTTGGCATCTCGGTTTAAATTTAATGCAAACCTTACTATCGAAGAACGTCCTGGAGTTCCACCTTCTGTTCGTTATATGGATCAGGTGATCGGATATATGATAGCAGAAAAGATAAAAATTATCTTGATCGGACCCTATCATAATCCAAAGTATGCTGAGTACGTATCGTCCAAGGTGCCAGGATCGGTTGTGGTCACTCTCCCCGTTTCTGTTGGTGCATTAGACACCACTAGTTATGAAGAGACCTTACGTTTGAGTTTACAAAAGATACGCGATGCAATCGACAAAACTAAATAG
- a CDS encoding metal ABC transporter permease: MTSLLSSWNLFLPQILVGSLVGALLSVLGILIVLRGMTFFGVTLSQAVTFSVALSLFMEWPGEIFPILFSCILVFPLLYVRKLPGMKEEVILGILFVFFSAASQFMLALGGNVQNHLMAAFFGDILTSQVRADSLGIYVAIFFFILYLSFFRRFLFISFDRDEYKIQVGNPLPFDLLFYIILAASLTVAVNLLGTFYSIAHLLLPVFALLPIIRSLKILTVVCVLFSITSTCLGFMVSLIGLERNGEMIYFPTSSSIILVLCFFAFFIHISRYLITSFFSQKSR, encoded by the coding sequence ATGACTAGTCTCCTTTCCAGTTGGAATTTATTTTTGCCTCAAATTTTAGTCGGTAGCCTTGTTGGAGCCTTATTATCTGTACTCGGTATTCTGATTGTATTAAGGGGTATGACATTTTTTGGTGTGACCCTTTCCCAAGCGGTTACGTTTTCAGTTGCCTTGTCTTTGTTTATGGAGTGGCCTGGTGAAATTTTTCCCATCCTATTCTCTTGTATCTTAGTGTTTCCTTTATTGTATGTGCGAAAACTTCCTGGTATGAAGGAAGAAGTGATCCTAGGTATCTTATTTGTTTTCTTTTCGGCAGCATCGCAGTTTATGTTAGCACTCGGCGGAAATGTTCAAAATCATTTGATGGCAGCGTTTTTTGGAGATATTTTAACCTCACAAGTCAGAGCAGATTCACTTGGTATCTATGTTGCCATTTTCTTTTTTATCTTGTATTTGAGTTTTTTTCGGAGGTTTTTGTTTATTAGTTTTGATCGAGACGAATACAAAATACAAGTAGGAAATCCGCTTCCATTTGATCTTTTGTTTTATATCATCCTTGCTGCTTCCCTAACTGTTGCAGTTAATTTACTTGGAACCTTTTACAGCATTGCTCACCTTTTACTCCCTGTGTTTGCTTTACTTCCCATCATTCGTTCGTTAAAAATTTTAACTGTTGTTTGTGTATTGTTTTCGATCACTTCGACTTGTTTGGGATTTATGGTATCTCTCATTGGATTGGAGAGGAATGGCGAAATGATTTATTTTCCCACTTCCTCCAGTATCATCCTTGTTCTTTGTTTTTTTGCATTTTTTATTCATATCAGTCGATATCTAATCACTTCCTTTTTTTCGCAAAAAAGCCGATAG
- a CDS encoding amidohydrolase family protein, which yields MSANVTDTRISSPFPWRGGFFPPILDDPIPGHLEKISDLGIPHLFDIHTHFFPETIMKLIWRWFDNANWAIGYRLPELERVKRLHHNGIKQFTTLNYAHKKNMAKSLNDWTYNNYQNWQGAIPFGTFYPEEGVYSYVKEAVEVYGFLGFKLHCEVSKLNLNDPELSDCFGYLEKKEIPIVIHTGTAPLPGEFTGIQFFKPFIQTYPKIHVIVAHMGAHEISAYASLLDDYQNLALDTTMVFVDFLATGKETDVDAAIPLLERYKDQIYFGSDFPNIPYNLNHPISKIWDLPISDKAKQKILFENGKNRFFK from the coding sequence ATTTCTGCAAATGTTACAGACACACGAATCTCCTCTCCCTTTCCATGGAGGGGAGGTTTTTTCCCTCCCATTCTTGACGATCCAATCCCTGGTCACTTAGAAAAGATTTCCGATTTAGGAATCCCACATCTATTTGATATCCATACTCATTTTTTTCCAGAAACCATTATGAAATTAATTTGGCGTTGGTTTGATAATGCCAATTGGGCAATTGGATACCGCTTGCCAGAATTGGAAAGAGTCAAACGACTGCACCACAATGGTATCAAACAGTTTACAACTCTTAACTATGCTCATAAAAAGAATATGGCAAAATCGCTCAATGATTGGACCTATAACAATTATCAAAATTGGCAAGGTGCCATACCCTTTGGGACATTTTACCCTGAAGAAGGTGTGTACTCCTACGTGAAAGAAGCGGTAGAGGTATATGGTTTTTTAGGATTTAAACTCCACTGTGAAGTTTCCAAACTCAATTTAAACGATCCAGAACTCAGTGATTGTTTTGGTTATTTGGAAAAAAAAGAAATTCCAATCGTCATCCATACAGGTACCGCACCATTACCAGGCGAATTTACTGGGATTCAATTTTTTAAACCATTTATCCAAACCTATCCAAAAATACATGTAATAGTCGCTCATATGGGAGCTCATGAAATATCCGCCTATGCTTCGTTACTTGATGACTATCAAAATTTAGCCTTGGATACAACAATGGTCTTTGTGGATTTTTTAGCGACTGGCAAGGAAACTGATGTGGATGCGGCAATCCCTCTCCTAGAACGTTATAAGGATCAGATTTACTTTGGATCTGATTTTCCTAATATTCCTTATAATCTAAACCATCCCATTTCAAAAATTTGGGACCTCCCCATCTCCGACAAAGCCAAACAAAAAATCCTCTTCGAAAACGGAAAAAACCGATTTTTTAAATGA
- a CDS encoding HEAT repeat domain-containing protein: MQLLDKSFLFLFVCSLSLNCFGGPNEPETQEVLPVEEEIPTEMLIKTLETGSNFDRGQAAIQLGSRGITKAIPSLRKMLNEKDPGLRAGAAIALGELKDKVSSSTIANLMWSDTENPKDVYLDALTRMKEPSVVNRIYPLLDDDNATLRLQTVDALVQIGNRSVGSQILALALKNKNREKDKTFAMALGKLNVTSAESYLLNLTKIQDETPTLAASYLALGRIKSKNASEVLIRALTIPYDKGKENASMALIEIANPTVVPKVFAVLKSDNLESKMYATDVLCAIPSKEAAKLAFGILTSDETKNWGYAAKIIGRQKYKEGKNRIEELLLKPSTPERDHFAEALGWIGDPSSIPILRKVLLSGEKEGPYGSAWALGVMGAKEAVPDLIKALDQGDAKLMGYALEALGSIADPSSLPKLKVLLSDRPKMAPQILSTVALIPTEEARYLIEEATRSKDAEVYRPAMEEIAKRKDKKSIPLLILFVNGDNAEKRKLSYYALTAITGQKFRTAKEWNLWVKANP; encoded by the coding sequence ATGCAACTTTTAGATAAATCATTCCTTTTCCTTTTCGTATGTAGCCTTAGCCTAAATTGTTTTGGTGGCCCGAACGAACCTGAAACTCAGGAGGTACTACCTGTGGAAGAAGAGATTCCGACTGAAATGCTCATCAAAACATTGGAAACTGGTTCTAATTTTGACCGAGGCCAAGCTGCGATCCAACTGGGAAGCCGTGGGATCACAAAAGCAATTCCAAGTCTTCGAAAGATGTTAAATGAAAAAGATCCTGGCTTAAGGGCTGGCGCAGCGATTGCATTGGGAGAATTAAAGGACAAAGTTTCTTCCTCTACCATTGCCAATTTGATGTGGTCTGATACAGAAAATCCTAAAGATGTTTACTTGGATGCATTAACTCGTATGAAAGAACCTTCTGTCGTAAACCGCATTTATCCATTATTAGATGATGATAATGCAACTCTACGATTACAAACTGTGGATGCACTGGTGCAGATTGGAAATCGATCCGTAGGTTCCCAAATTTTGGCCTTGGCTTTAAAAAACAAAAACAGAGAAAAAGACAAAACCTTTGCCATGGCTCTCGGGAAATTAAATGTAACTTCTGCTGAATCGTATTTACTCAATCTAACAAAAATCCAAGATGAAACTCCAACACTCGCTGCATCCTATTTAGCTCTCGGAAGGATTAAATCAAAAAATGCCAGTGAAGTCCTCATAAGAGCACTTACCATACCTTATGATAAAGGAAAAGAAAATGCTTCCATGGCCCTCATTGAAATTGCTAATCCAACTGTTGTTCCTAAGGTATTTGCAGTTTTAAAATCTGATAATTTAGAATCAAAAATGTACGCAACAGATGTCTTATGTGCAATTCCTTCGAAAGAAGCAGCAAAACTCGCCTTTGGAATCTTAACTTCTGACGAAACGAAAAACTGGGGTTATGCGGCAAAAATCATTGGCCGTCAAAAGTACAAAGAAGGAAAAAATCGAATCGAAGAATTACTCCTAAAACCATCAACTCCTGAGAGGGATCATTTTGCAGAAGCACTTGGATGGATTGGTGATCCAAGTTCCATTCCTATCCTTCGCAAAGTTTTACTTTCTGGTGAAAAAGAGGGACCCTATGGTTCTGCTTGGGCCCTCGGTGTTATGGGAGCAAAAGAAGCCGTACCAGATCTCATCAAAGCCTTAGACCAAGGGGATGCCAAACTGATGGGATATGCATTGGAAGCACTCGGATCCATTGCAGATCCAAGTTCTTTACCAAAACTAAAAGTACTATTATCAGATCGTCCTAAAATGGCTCCTCAAATCCTATCAACCGTTGCCCTAATTCCAACAGAAGAGGCAAGGTATCTCATCGAAGAAGCCACTCGTTCTAAGGATGCAGAAGTATACAGACCTGCGATGGAAGAAATTGCCAAACGAAAAGACAAAAAATCCATTCCACTCCTGATTTTATTTGTAAATGGGGATAATGCTGAAAAACGCAAATTAAGTTATTATGCGCTAACAGCCATTACGGGTCAAAAATTTAGAACCGCTAAAGAGTGGAATCTTTGGGTGAAGGCAAATCCTTAA
- a CDS encoding acyl-CoA dehydrogenase family protein: protein MISNNYFNDNDDLIDHFDSLTPWNAVIDQYEQGFEDFAEFQKSGKEELTFAPGNYEDAIEFYRSTLEAGGDIAGNDISQIAKQMDEEGLKYKDGQVGFPKPMLDVVEKIKSAGLLPYGIHRHYGGLGLPSVVQSMLSECVSRGDGSLAITLGCMNLAETVERFGTDEMIHEYVPKMASGELCGAMALTEPNYGSDLPNLQTKAVKGEDGVWRITGTKRFITHACGFGNAPSIILTLARTGTTTSGARGLSFFLVHSKDVFVASIEKKMGLHCSPTCEVVFENAPGILIGEEGKGLVKYSMAMMNQARLNIAAQAMGIATAAYFEGKKYAEERVQFGKTISNITAVKKMLERMEREVAAMRCILYEASFAVDQYRWKEERGKMKGLTEKDIKKDETFKKWEKLASLFTPLSKYYITEMANVVAYDALQIHGGSGYTEDYDVARLYRDVRITNIYEGTTQLQTVACIGGIVSGMTETGIYREYLKSEMSGFVSSSELNELFKQFETVVAEYAEIDSTPLREELAFEVVESAARFHNSLLLERSIGRSKVERRNHRKTLTESYILDSAAILASNLTKIRGKKKTPVTA, encoded by the coding sequence ATGATATCTAATAACTATTTTAATGATAATGATGACCTAATTGATCATTTTGATTCTCTCACACCTTGGAATGCGGTCATTGACCAATATGAACAAGGGTTCGAAGATTTTGCAGAATTCCAAAAATCAGGAAAAGAGGAACTTACCTTTGCTCCTGGAAATTACGAAGATGCAATCGAATTTTACAGATCCACACTCGAAGCTGGTGGGGACATTGCTGGAAATGACATCTCCCAAATCGCCAAACAAATGGATGAAGAGGGACTCAAATACAAAGATGGCCAAGTTGGTTTCCCAAAACCAATGTTAGACGTAGTAGAAAAAATTAAATCTGCTGGTTTATTGCCGTATGGAATCCATAGACACTACGGTGGACTTGGATTACCTTCTGTCGTTCAATCTATGTTATCTGAGTGTGTCTCACGTGGTGACGGATCCCTTGCAATCACACTTGGTTGTATGAACCTTGCGGAAACTGTGGAACGATTTGGAACAGATGAAATGATCCATGAGTATGTTCCAAAAATGGCTTCTGGTGAACTTTGTGGTGCGATGGCACTTACAGAACCTAACTATGGTTCCGATCTCCCAAATTTACAAACAAAAGCAGTTAAGGGTGAGGATGGAGTTTGGAGAATCACTGGAACGAAACGATTTATCACCCATGCATGTGGATTTGGGAATGCACCTTCCATCATTTTAACCTTAGCACGAACTGGAACGACAACCAGTGGTGCAAGAGGACTTTCTTTTTTCTTAGTTCATTCAAAGGATGTGTTTGTTGCCTCCATTGAAAAGAAAATGGGTCTTCATTGTTCACCAACTTGTGAAGTTGTCTTTGAGAATGCGCCAGGTATCCTCATTGGTGAAGAAGGAAAGGGACTCGTTAAATATTCAATGGCAATGATGAACCAAGCACGGTTAAACATTGCAGCCCAAGCTATGGGAATCGCAACTGCTGCTTATTTTGAAGGAAAAAAATATGCAGAAGAACGTGTCCAATTTGGTAAAACCATCAGCAACATCACAGCTGTGAAAAAAATGTTAGAAAGAATGGAACGTGAAGTTGCTGCAATGCGTTGTATTTTATACGAAGCAAGTTTTGCAGTCGACCAATACCGTTGGAAAGAAGAACGAGGAAAAATGAAAGGCCTCACTGAAAAGGACATCAAAAAGGATGAAACCTTTAAAAAATGGGAAAAACTAGCCTCTCTCTTCACACCACTTTCCAAATACTACATCACGGAAATGGCAAACGTTGTTGCTTATGATGCCTTACAAATCCATGGCGGATCAGGTTATACAGAAGACTATGATGTGGCAAGGTTATATCGAGATGTTCGGATCACAAACATTTACGAAGGAACCACACAACTCCAAACAGTAGCTTGTATCGGTGGTATAGTATCTGGTATGACAGAAACTGGAATTTACCGTGAATACTTAAAATCGGAAATGTCTGGTTTTGTTTCTTCTTCTGAATTAAACGAACTCTTCAAACAATTTGAAACTGTTGTGGCAGAATATGCTGAAATTGATTCAACACCTCTTCGTGAGGAGTTAGCATTTGAAGTGGTAGAATCTGCTGCAAGATTCCATAACAGTTTGTTACTTGAAAGAAGTATTGGAAGATCCAAAGTTGAAAGACGAAATCATAGAAAGACACTGACTGAAAGTTATATATTAGACAGTGCAGCAATTTTGGCATCTAACCTAACTAAAATTCGTGGAAAGAAAAAAACTCCGGTCACTGCATAA
- a CDS encoding acyltransferase family protein: protein MKDYFFSVFKTNPLEMKGLNGIRGIAFFMVIYTHMFRPYKHFGFYEPNVWMENFLNNGSLCMDAFFVLSGYLIGGQLLKEKIKTNSINYGNFITKRVLRIFPPYYIFLTFQFIVIYNLSKIATDELIKTESLHLVKRVVWDYTYLSDYFAGIMVHGWSLSVEEKFYILLPVLLFFILKLKQKKQVLYSLSILVVLPTIIRLIQFLQINPDELNFWKYTVTFYYPFHSRMDGLFLGVLLAAIQNYFPEKIDQFLKNRNSFYFVLLSLVTLFSIMIFTSEDRPDLFTCVFRFLIASIAWSIILIKTLDENSVTYKVLSVPIFSPVAKLSYCGYIIHLLCLGFLSKKFIGYNKIHYYEILIWTIPIGVIILGYAYLYYLMTEKPFLALRNRLLNNKLKN from the coding sequence ATGAAAGATTATTTTTTTTCCGTTTTTAAGACCAATCCCCTAGAAATGAAGGGCCTCAATGGAATCCGTGGGATTGCATTTTTTATGGTGATTTACACTCATATGTTCAGACCTTACAAACATTTTGGATTTTATGAACCAAATGTTTGGATGGAAAATTTTTTAAATAACGGCTCCTTGTGTATGGATGCCTTTTTTGTTTTAAGCGGATATTTGATAGGTGGCCAATTATTAAAAGAAAAAATCAAAACAAATTCAATTAATTATGGGAATTTCATCACAAAACGTGTGTTAAGGATTTTTCCTCCTTATTATATATTTTTAACATTCCAATTTATAGTAATCTACAACTTATCAAAAATTGCAACTGATGAGCTGATTAAGACTGAATCACTACATTTAGTGAAGAGAGTGGTTTGGGATTATACTTATCTGAGTGATTATTTCGCAGGCATTATGGTTCATGGCTGGTCACTTAGTGTGGAAGAAAAATTTTATATTTTATTGCCAGTCTTACTTTTTTTCATTCTAAAGTTGAAACAAAAAAAACAGGTTTTGTATTCCCTATCTATATTGGTAGTATTACCTACTATTATACGGTTGATTCAATTTTTACAAATCAATCCTGATGAATTGAATTTTTGGAAATATACCGTTACATTTTATTATCCATTTCATTCGAGAATGGACGGACTGTTTCTCGGTGTGTTATTGGCAGCAATTCAAAATTATTTTCCAGAAAAAATTGATCAGTTTTTGAAAAATCGTAATTCCTTCTATTTTGTTCTTTTGTCTTTGGTAACTTTGTTTTCCATTATGATTTTCACATCTGAAGACAGACCAGATCTGTTTACATGTGTTTTCCGTTTTCTAATTGCTTCCATCGCTTGGTCAATTATCTTAATTAAAACATTAGATGAAAACAGTGTGACTTATAAAGTATTGTCAGTGCCAATTTTTTCTCCAGTCGCTAAATTATCGTATTGTGGTTATATTATACATTTGTTGTGTTTGGGGTTTTTATCGAAAAAATTCATTGGTTATAATAAAATTCATTATTATGAGATTTTGATTTGGACAATTCCAATTGGAGTCATTATCCTCGGTTATGCTTATTTGTATTACCTAATGACTGAAAAACCCTTTCTTGCTTTGCGAAATCGATTATTAAATAATAAATTAAAGAATTAA
- a CDS encoding methyl-accepting chemotaxis protein, with amino-acid sequence MDEYKLKSAKTINTIRFILFGIYVLGILGSLGSLRTDQLVVMVIATAFYGIFAFTQLYLFRSHRNPYPFLFVIGDAVLVGISTLGQSLITLDLSAAALKLGVNYTICFFVILYSGFLFSSIQTIIVGVLLIFIHIGSLVFSYQMGVSFVDRNDVHHLPYSLSLPIEIVKIIFLILATYFMSKMVGLLISIRDEAMVGKKEADAHAKVVSEQKEAMVETGENLNQSVAALKVFTDDLNGLVQNQAASIEEISASLTEIAQSTENSFSFVKDQYQRIESLNEESKTLEGIVTSVRSEIELISGLIKESSKFSNMVTLSMENLNNVLSEVSDSFQKVEDVNQIMKEIADQTNLLALNASIEAARAGEHGRGFAVVAQEVAKLADNSATNASIISKTILKSKSDLMKGNLSAKEANSLANNQEKEMLNIQSKVISFNTKIIELQKLNARVVDSQKELKDISSQLETIAKEQSIGNQEVMRAAQNIEDAVQVVAENTRVLAEHIEDIQVLANRIK; translated from the coding sequence ATGGACGAATACAAATTAAAATCAGCCAAAACCATCAATACCATACGTTTTATTTTATTTGGAATTTATGTATTGGGCATTTTGGGAAGTTTAGGTTCTCTTCGGACTGACCAATTGGTTGTGATGGTCATTGCAACTGCCTTCTATGGGATTTTTGCTTTTACACAATTGTATTTATTTCGGAGTCATCGAAATCCATACCCTTTTTTGTTTGTGATAGGAGATGCAGTTCTTGTGGGAATCTCCACATTAGGCCAGTCACTTATCACTTTAGATTTATCAGCAGCTGCTCTTAAACTGGGAGTGAATTATACAATTTGTTTTTTTGTGATCTTGTATTCCGGGTTTTTATTTTCTTCCATACAAACCATCATCGTAGGTGTACTTCTTATTTTTATCCATATTGGTTCATTGGTATTTTCATACCAAATGGGGGTAAGTTTTGTAGATAGAAACGATGTCCATCATTTGCCTTATTCCTTATCTTTACCAATTGAGATTGTCAAAATTATTTTTTTAATCTTAGCAACCTACTTTATGAGTAAGATGGTAGGACTACTTATATCTATCCGAGATGAAGCAATGGTTGGCAAAAAAGAAGCTGATGCCCATGCAAAAGTTGTATCGGAACAAAAAGAAGCAATGGTCGAAACTGGTGAAAACTTAAACCAATCTGTTGCTGCTTTAAAAGTTTTTACTGATGATTTGAATGGTCTTGTTCAAAACCAAGCCGCATCGATAGAAGAAATATCAGCATCCCTCACCGAAATTGCACAATCAACAGAAAATTCATTTTCCTTTGTCAAAGACCAATACCAAAGGATTGAATCCTTAAATGAAGAAAGTAAAACTTTAGAAGGTATTGTTACTTCGGTTCGTTCCGAAATTGAATTGATCTCTGGTTTAATCAAAGAGTCTTCAAAATTCAGTAATATGGTAACACTTTCCATGGAAAATCTAAACAACGTACTCTCCGAAGTCAGTGATAGTTTTCAAAAAGTGGAAGATGTCAACCAAATCATGAAAGAAATTGCAGATCAGACCAACTTGCTTGCGTTAAATGCTTCAATTGAAGCTGCAAGGGCTGGAGAACATGGAAGGGGATTTGCTGTAGTCGCACAAGAGGTAGCCAAACTAGCGGATAATTCTGCAACAAATGCGAGTATCATTTCCAAAACCATTTTGAAATCAAAGTCAGATTTGATGAAAGGGAATTTATCTGCGAAAGAAGCAAATTCTCTAGCCAATAACCAAGAAAAAGAGATGTTAAATATCCAATCTAAGGTCATAAGTTTTAATACAAAAATCATCGAATTACAAAAATTAAATGCAAGGGTAGTGGATTCTCAAAAAGAATTAAAAGATATTTCTTCGCAACTGGAAACCATTGCCAAAGAACAATCCATAGGTAACCAAGAAGTGATGCGTGCCGCCCAAAACATTGAAGATGCAGTCCAAGTAGTGGCTGAGAATACTAGGGTCCTTGCAGAACACATTGAAGACATCCAAGTCCTTGCCAATCGCATCAAATGA
- a CDS encoding class I SAM-dependent methyltransferase, producing the protein METIPCNTCGKSSFTHLHTKNSPLGESFSIVSCDDCGLVQVNPQPSLIEVKKYYDDSYFTQRTERGYDNYYSSDLRKEISRVFQLNLQDLDFFQWEKNRIKEKESTLTKLSSLDIGCAAGYFVAYMKERGYDAKGIEIADGPVKYARETLGLSIFQENFLEWDLGYQNQFDVITLWATIEHLHKPKETLEKIMKHLLPGGILILSTCRHGFLAKWNGIHWRYLNVPEHLYYYSFSGLKQLLTSLGYISPKAFTYGSGLTSRKNASVFFRMRKAFFDRFVKWFRMGDMMVFRVTKDKSNRK; encoded by the coding sequence GTGGAAACCATTCCTTGTAATACCTGTGGCAAAAGTTCTTTTACCCATTTGCATACGAAAAATAGCCCATTAGGCGAATCATTTTCGATTGTTAGTTGTGATGATTGTGGACTCGTACAAGTGAACCCACAGCCAAGTTTGATAGAAGTCAAAAAATACTATGATGATTCTTATTTTACCCAGAGGACGGAACGTGGGTATGATAATTATTATTCCAGTGACCTCAGAAAGGAAATTTCTCGTGTTTTCCAATTGAATCTACAAGATTTAGATTTTTTTCAATGGGAGAAAAATCGAATCAAGGAAAAGGAGTCTACCTTGACTAAACTTTCCTCACTGGATATAGGATGTGCTGCCGGGTACTTTGTCGCTTATATGAAGGAAAGAGGGTATGATGCCAAAGGAATTGAAATTGCAGATGGTCCTGTAAAGTATGCTAGGGAAACTCTTGGTCTTTCGATTTTCCAAGAAAATTTTTTAGAATGGGACCTTGGTTACCAAAATCAATTTGATGTCATCACTCTTTGGGCAACAATCGAACATTTACACAAACCCAAAGAAACCTTAGAAAAAATTATGAAACACTTGTTACCTGGTGGGATTTTGATTTTGTCCACTTGTCGGCATGGATTCCTTGCAAAATGGAATGGAATCCATTGGAGGTATTTGAATGTACCAGAACATCTTTATTATTATTCTTTTTCTGGTCTAAAACAATTACTCACTTCGCTTGGTTACATATCTCCCAAAGCGTTTACCTACGGAAGTGGGCTCACAAGTCGAAAAAATGCCAGTGTTTTCTTCCGAATGCGAAAGGCATTTTTTGATCGTTTTGTGAAATGGTTCCGAATGGGAGACATGATGGTCTTTCGTGTGACAAAAGACAAATCAAACAGAAAGTGA
- a CDS encoding metal ABC transporter ATP-binding protein, translating into MQSTKLNSPEAHTTFIHADHLSVGYRKEFPVVSDIHLHIESGKTYALVGGNGAGKTTLFRTLTDLLPPLAGNISFSKSITTSYVPQAKKMAMDFPLRVEDVLLMPKNIGLSFLPKSKFSEEDREIIERTGVSSYLKKQISLCSGGQLQKVLILRSLLTKANLIFLDEPMDSLDHNARELFQSVLSEYLKLGNRSLFFITHSLEHDWGFGFDEIFEIDEGKLFNITKGERPPNCHHHD; encoded by the coding sequence ATGCAATCGACAAAACTAAATAGTCCAGAAGCTCACACCACTTTTATCCATGCAGACCACTTGTCTGTTGGGTACAGAAAAGAGTTTCCTGTTGTTTCAGACATCCACCTACACATTGAATCCGGGAAAACTTACGCTCTAGTCGGTGGAAATGGTGCAGGAAAAACAACATTGTTTCGAACACTCACTGACTTACTCCCACCACTTGCGGGAAACATCAGTTTTTCAAAATCAATTACCACTTCCTATGTTCCCCAAGCGAAAAAAATGGCAATGGATTTCCCTCTCAGAGTGGAGGATGTATTGCTTATGCCCAAAAATATTGGACTAAGTTTTTTACCTAAATCTAAATTTTCAGAAGAGGATAGAGAAATAATAGAACGAACCGGTGTTAGTTCCTATTTGAAAAAACAAATTTCATTGTGTAGTGGTGGGCAACTTCAAAAAGTTCTGATTTTACGATCCTTACTGACGAAAGCAAACTTGATATTTTTAGATGAACCAATGGATTCATTGGACCATAATGCAAGGGAACTCTTTCAGTCTGTTTTATCCGAATATCTAAAACTAGGAAATCGCTCTTTGTTTTTCATCACCCACAGCCTAGAACATGATTGGGGATTTGGGTTTGATGAGATTTTTGAAATCGATGAAGGGAAATTATTCAACATCACAAAAGGAGAAAGGCCTCCCAATTGCCACCATCATGACTAG